The Anas platyrhynchos isolate ZD024472 breed Pekin duck chromosome Z, IASCAAS_PekinDuck_T2T, whole genome shotgun sequence genome includes a window with the following:
- the GRHPR gene encoding glyoxylate reductase/hydroxypyruvate reductase: MRRAVSRAMAVFVTRRISAEGLRVLAEAGGCRVQQWDSEEPVPRAQLLAGVSGKQGLLCLLSDRIDREVLDAAGPSLKVISTMSVGFDHLALDEIKKRGIRVGYTPDVLTDATAELSVALLLATCRRLPEAVEQVKNGGWTTWKPLWMCGYGLSDSTVGIIGLGRIGQAVARRLKPFGVKNFLYTGSRPKPESAAEFQAEFVPLTRLAEESDFVVVTCALTPDTQGMCNKDFFSRMKKTSVFINTSRGAVVNQEDLYDALVSGQIAAAGLDVTTPEPLPTDHPLLSLKNCVILPHVGSATYATRTTMSVLAADNLLAGLRGERMPHELLL; encoded by the exons ATGAGGCGGGCCGTGAGCCGGGCCATGGCGGTGTTCGTCACGCGGCGGATCTCGGCTGAGGGGCTGCGGGTGCTGGCGGAGGCCGGCGG GTGCCGCGTCCAGCAGTGGGACTCGGAGGAGCCCGTCCCGCGGGCGCAGCTGCTGGCGGGGGTGTCGGGCaagcaggggctgctctgcctgctctccGACCGCATCGACCGCGAGGTGCTGGACGCCGCGG GGCCCAGCCTGAAAGTCATCAGCACCATGTCCGTGGGCTTCGACCACCTGGCCTTGGACGAGATTAAGAAGCG AGGGATCCGCGTTGGATACACCCCCGATGTCCTGACCGATGCCACCGCAGAGCTCTCCGTGGCTTTGCTTCTGGCTACGTGCCGCCGGCTGCCGGAGGCCGTAGAGCAGGTGAAGAA TGGTGGCTGGACAACATGGAAGCCTTTGTGGATGTGTGGCTATGGTCTGTCTGATAGTACGGTGGGCATCATAGGTCTGGGAAGAATAG GGCAGGCGGTTGCCCGCCGTCTAAAGCCATTTGGGGTCAAGAACTTTTTGTACACTGGAAGTCGCCCAAAACCAGAGAGTGCTGCAGAGTTTCAAGCCGAGTTTG TCCCACTCACAAGGCTAGCTGAAGAGTCAGACTTTGTTGTTGTGACATGTGCGTTGACTCCTGACACCCAGGGAATGTGCAACAAGGATTTcttcagcagaatgaagaaGACCTCTGTGTTCATCAACACAAGCAG gGGGGCTGTGGTGAACCAGGAGGACCTGTACGATGCATTAGTCAGTGGCCAGATCGCAGCTGCAGGCCTGGATGTCACAACGCCAGAGCCGCTGCCCACTGACCACCCTCTGCTCTCCCTCAAGAACTGCG TGATTCTGCCACATGTTGGGAGTGCCACCTATGCCACGCGGACCACCATGTCGGTGCTGGCTGCTGACAACCTGCTGGCCGGTCTGCGGGGAGAGCGCATGCCCcatgagctgctgctgtga
- the ZBTB5 gene encoding zinc finger and BTB domain-containing protein 5 isoform X1: MRKSRGDTLLVLRIMDFPGHFEQIFQQLNYQRLHGQLCDCVIVVGNRHFKAHRSVLAACSTHFRALFTVAEGDQTMNMIQLDSEVVTAEAFAALLDMMYTSTLMLGESNVMDVLLAASHLHLNSVVKACKHYLTTRTLPMSPPTDRVQEQNARMQRSFMLQQLGLSIVSSALNSSQNSEEQPNAMSSTMRSNIEQRTTFPIRRLHKRKQSSEDRARQRMRPAIDESVSDVTPESGQLVVHSREDFFSADSLKIVDNSKADAITDNQEDGTIMFDQSFSAQEDTQVPSQSDNSGGNIPQMSMASQATQVETSFDQEAASEKNNFPCDNPEVTLNEKEHMRVVVKSEPLSSPEPQDEVSDVTSQAEGSESVEVEGGVVSAEKIELSPESSDRSFSDPQSSTDRVGDIHIMEVSNNLEHKSSFSISNFLNKSRGGSYGASQNNDDNIPNTTSDCRMDSEASYLMSPESGPASGHSSATVSHVENPFSEPADSHFVRPMQDVMGLPCVQTSGYRAAEQFGMDFPRLGLGLHSLSRAMIGSARGGASSFPGYRRIAPKMPVVTSVRSSQLQDNSSGSQLIINGTTSFDNGHSSQPGPPQLTRASADVLSKCKKALSEHNVLVVEGARKYACKICCKTFLTLTDCKKHIRVHTGEKPYACLKCGKRFSQSSHLYKHSKTTCLRWQSSNLPSTLL, encoded by the exons ATGAGAAAAAGTAGAGGTGACACCTTATTAGTCTTACG GATCATGGATTTTCCAGGACACTTTGAGCAAATCTTCCAGCAGCTCAACTACCAGAGGCTTCATGGCCAACTTTGCGACTGTGTCATTGTGGTGGGAAACAGGCATTTCAAAGCCCATCGCTCTGTTTTGGCAGCGTGTAGCACGCACTTCCGAGCTCTCTTTACTGTAGCAGAAGGAGATCAAACCATGAATATGATTCAGCTGGATAGTGAAGTGGTGACAGCAGAAGCTTTTGCTGCTCTCCTAGACATGATGTACACTTCCACACTAATGCTTGGAGAGAGCAATGTTATGGATGTCTTGCTGGCTGCATCTCACTTACATTTGAACTCCGTTGTTAAAGCATGCAAACACTACCTTACTACCAGAACACTGCCAATGTCTCCACCGACTGATAGAGTTCAAGAGCAGAATGCACGTATGCAGAGGTCTTTCATGCTTCAGCAGCTTGGGCTGAGTATTGTGAGCTCTGCCTTAAATTCCAGTCAGAACTCGGAGGAGCAACCGAACGCAATGAGCTCCACGATGAGAAGTAACATAGAGCAGCGCACTACTTTTCCGATTCGCCGTCTCCACAAGCGTAAGCAGTCTTCAGAAGATCGGGCCAGGCAGCGAATGAGGCCTGCCATAGATGAGTCTGTTTCTGACGTGACTCCGGAGAGCGGGCAGTTAGTCGTGCATTCACGGGAGGATTTCTTCTCAGCAGATTCACTGAAGATTGTGGACAACTCAAAGGCTGATGCCATCACTGATAACCAGGAGGACGGTACTATTATGTTTGATCAGTCTTTCAGTGCTCAGGAAGATACTCAAGTGCCCAGCCAGTCTGACAACAGTGGAGGAAACATTCCACAGATGTCCATGGCATCCCAGGCAACACAAGTGGAAACCAGCTTCGACCAGGAGGCTGCATCTGAGAAGAACAACTTCCCATGTGACAATCCAGAGGTCACTTTAAACGAGAAGGAGCACATGCGGGTGGTGGTTAAATCTGAGCCCTTGAGCTCCCCAGAGCCTCAGGATGAAGTGAGCGATGTCACGTCCCAAGCAGAAGGCAGCGAGTCTGTTGAAGTGGAAGGAGGAGTTGTCAGCGCAGAGAAGATAGAGCTAAGTCCTGAGAGCAGTGATCGTAGCTTTTCTGATCCTCAGTCCAGTACTGATAGGGTGGGAGATATCCATATCATGGAGGTGTCAAATAACCTGGAACACAAGTCATCTTTCAGTATCTCAAATTTCCTGAATAAAAGCAGAGGTGGCAGCTATGGTGCTAGTCAAAATAATGATGACAACATTCCAAATACAACAAGTGACTGCAGAATGGACAGCGAAGCCTCTTACCTGATGAGTCCAGAATCGGGGCCTGCTAGTGGTCATTCTTCTGCCACGGTCTCTCATGTTGAAAATCCTTTCAGTGAGCCTGCAGACTCTCATTTTGTTAGACCAATGCAGGATGTGATGGGTCTTCCCTGTGTGCAGACTTCGGGGTATCGGGCTGCAGAGCAGTTTGGCATGGACTTTCCACGGTTGGGCTTGGGCCTCCATTCCCTTTCAAGAGCAATGATAGGCTCTGCAAGAGGGGGAGCCAGCAGCTTTCCTGGCTACCGCCGCATAGCCCCCAAAATGCCTGTTGTGACCTCTGTCAGgagctcccagctgcaggatAACTCATCCGGTTCCCAGCTGATCATAAATGGGACCACTTCTTTCGATAATGGGCATTCTTCACAACCTGGTCCACCGCAGCTGACAAGGGCATCTGCAGATGTTCTTTCAAAATGTAAGAAAGCCTTATCCGAGCACAACGTCTTGGTTGTAGAAGGTGCACGCAAATACGCATGCAAGATCTGCTGCAAGACTTTTTTGACCTTAACAGACTGTAAGAAACACATCCGTGTGCACACAGGAGAAAAGCCTTACGCCTGTCTGAAGTGTGGCAAACGATTCAGCCAGTCCAGCCACCTGTACAAACATTCCAAAACGACCTGCCTGAGGTGGCAGAGCAGCAACCTACCTAGCACTTTGCTTTAA
- the ZBTB5 gene encoding zinc finger and BTB domain-containing protein 5 isoform X2 has translation MDFPGHFEQIFQQLNYQRLHGQLCDCVIVVGNRHFKAHRSVLAACSTHFRALFTVAEGDQTMNMIQLDSEVVTAEAFAALLDMMYTSTLMLGESNVMDVLLAASHLHLNSVVKACKHYLTTRTLPMSPPTDRVQEQNARMQRSFMLQQLGLSIVSSALNSSQNSEEQPNAMSSTMRSNIEQRTTFPIRRLHKRKQSSEDRARQRMRPAIDESVSDVTPESGQLVVHSREDFFSADSLKIVDNSKADAITDNQEDGTIMFDQSFSAQEDTQVPSQSDNSGGNIPQMSMASQATQVETSFDQEAASEKNNFPCDNPEVTLNEKEHMRVVVKSEPLSSPEPQDEVSDVTSQAEGSESVEVEGGVVSAEKIELSPESSDRSFSDPQSSTDRVGDIHIMEVSNNLEHKSSFSISNFLNKSRGGSYGASQNNDDNIPNTTSDCRMDSEASYLMSPESGPASGHSSATVSHVENPFSEPADSHFVRPMQDVMGLPCVQTSGYRAAEQFGMDFPRLGLGLHSLSRAMIGSARGGASSFPGYRRIAPKMPVVTSVRSSQLQDNSSGSQLIINGTTSFDNGHSSQPGPPQLTRASADVLSKCKKALSEHNVLVVEGARKYACKICCKTFLTLTDCKKHIRVHTGEKPYACLKCGKRFSQSSHLYKHSKTTCLRWQSSNLPSTLL, from the coding sequence ATGGATTTTCCAGGACACTTTGAGCAAATCTTCCAGCAGCTCAACTACCAGAGGCTTCATGGCCAACTTTGCGACTGTGTCATTGTGGTGGGAAACAGGCATTTCAAAGCCCATCGCTCTGTTTTGGCAGCGTGTAGCACGCACTTCCGAGCTCTCTTTACTGTAGCAGAAGGAGATCAAACCATGAATATGATTCAGCTGGATAGTGAAGTGGTGACAGCAGAAGCTTTTGCTGCTCTCCTAGACATGATGTACACTTCCACACTAATGCTTGGAGAGAGCAATGTTATGGATGTCTTGCTGGCTGCATCTCACTTACATTTGAACTCCGTTGTTAAAGCATGCAAACACTACCTTACTACCAGAACACTGCCAATGTCTCCACCGACTGATAGAGTTCAAGAGCAGAATGCACGTATGCAGAGGTCTTTCATGCTTCAGCAGCTTGGGCTGAGTATTGTGAGCTCTGCCTTAAATTCCAGTCAGAACTCGGAGGAGCAACCGAACGCAATGAGCTCCACGATGAGAAGTAACATAGAGCAGCGCACTACTTTTCCGATTCGCCGTCTCCACAAGCGTAAGCAGTCTTCAGAAGATCGGGCCAGGCAGCGAATGAGGCCTGCCATAGATGAGTCTGTTTCTGACGTGACTCCGGAGAGCGGGCAGTTAGTCGTGCATTCACGGGAGGATTTCTTCTCAGCAGATTCACTGAAGATTGTGGACAACTCAAAGGCTGATGCCATCACTGATAACCAGGAGGACGGTACTATTATGTTTGATCAGTCTTTCAGTGCTCAGGAAGATACTCAAGTGCCCAGCCAGTCTGACAACAGTGGAGGAAACATTCCACAGATGTCCATGGCATCCCAGGCAACACAAGTGGAAACCAGCTTCGACCAGGAGGCTGCATCTGAGAAGAACAACTTCCCATGTGACAATCCAGAGGTCACTTTAAACGAGAAGGAGCACATGCGGGTGGTGGTTAAATCTGAGCCCTTGAGCTCCCCAGAGCCTCAGGATGAAGTGAGCGATGTCACGTCCCAAGCAGAAGGCAGCGAGTCTGTTGAAGTGGAAGGAGGAGTTGTCAGCGCAGAGAAGATAGAGCTAAGTCCTGAGAGCAGTGATCGTAGCTTTTCTGATCCTCAGTCCAGTACTGATAGGGTGGGAGATATCCATATCATGGAGGTGTCAAATAACCTGGAACACAAGTCATCTTTCAGTATCTCAAATTTCCTGAATAAAAGCAGAGGTGGCAGCTATGGTGCTAGTCAAAATAATGATGACAACATTCCAAATACAACAAGTGACTGCAGAATGGACAGCGAAGCCTCTTACCTGATGAGTCCAGAATCGGGGCCTGCTAGTGGTCATTCTTCTGCCACGGTCTCTCATGTTGAAAATCCTTTCAGTGAGCCTGCAGACTCTCATTTTGTTAGACCAATGCAGGATGTGATGGGTCTTCCCTGTGTGCAGACTTCGGGGTATCGGGCTGCAGAGCAGTTTGGCATGGACTTTCCACGGTTGGGCTTGGGCCTCCATTCCCTTTCAAGAGCAATGATAGGCTCTGCAAGAGGGGGAGCCAGCAGCTTTCCTGGCTACCGCCGCATAGCCCCCAAAATGCCTGTTGTGACCTCTGTCAGgagctcccagctgcaggatAACTCATCCGGTTCCCAGCTGATCATAAATGGGACCACTTCTTTCGATAATGGGCATTCTTCACAACCTGGTCCACCGCAGCTGACAAGGGCATCTGCAGATGTTCTTTCAAAATGTAAGAAAGCCTTATCCGAGCACAACGTCTTGGTTGTAGAAGGTGCACGCAAATACGCATGCAAGATCTGCTGCAAGACTTTTTTGACCTTAACAGACTGTAAGAAACACATCCGTGTGCACACAGGAGAAAAGCCTTACGCCTGTCTGAAGTGTGGCAAACGATTCAGCCAGTCCAGCCACCTGTACAAACATTCCAAAACGACCTGCCTGAGGTGGCAGAGCAGCAACCTACCTAGCACTTTGCTTTAA